Genomic segment of Methanolobus mangrovi:
GATAGCGTCCACAGCTATCGAATAAAGATTCTCTAGTTCGGCTGCGGATTCAAGGGTCAGAACTGCCAGAACCTGTGGAAGTTCTCCATCCCTGACAATGATACCTTTGAAAACATGACCAACGGAGCTGGATAGTTTTTCTACTTCCGTGGATATCTCATCAATGCTCAGGCGCTCCCTATCTCCCCTTATTATAATCATGGCCCTGCTGGCCTCATCATAAACATCACTGGAGAATAAAAGGCCGGAAGGAGAGACTGCCTTCTGAATAGCAGTCCTTACAGGCATATCTGTTTCTGCCTCATAGAAACCGATGGTTGCAAGTCCTGCACCACCGCTCATGACAGTCTTGAAGTCACCGAGATCGGTCACCATCATCATTTCGCTGTCAAGTGCATCCATGAGGAAAAGAAGACGCTTGGCTACCATATCATTGATACCATTGTAAGCTGATTCGACATTTCCTCCCATTTGTTTGAGGAACTGGTTGTCAGCAAGTATGATACCGTCTGCCCCGCTCTCGCGTATGTCCCTTAGACAAAAAGCTGCATTCTGAAGATAAAGTGTACCTTCTTCCCTGAAAGGAAGTACAACAACGACATAAACTGGAAAATCATGCTTTTCCTTAAGTTCCTTTACAAGCATAGGCGTAAAGGAAGAACCGGTCCCACCTGATGCAGATGTTATAACAAAGGACACATCGAAATTCCCTCTTTCCTCGATCTGTCTCATGATGTGGGTCTTGTTATCCTCAAAAACATGTTTACCTACGTTTCTGTTGGCTCCGACGCCATGAAGATGAGGAATATGTATCCTGTCTTTTGCTTTTGTGAACTTCATCTCTTTGAGATCATTCACTGCAGTATTGATAGCAATTGTTTGCACATTGCTTTTGTATTTTTGCTGGGATAAGTACTTGCCAAAGCGGCTCTTTTTACCAAAAGCCTCTCTGTTAATGGCATCCAGTATGCGGTTTCCGCATTGACCGTTCCCAACGATGAGTATGTTGAGCAATTAATTCCTCCGCGTAGTAATATAATTATAATCAGATAAATCTTGTGATTGTTTTTCTTTTAAGTCTAAATCAAGTATCAGAACTTATATTGTTTGTGCCTGTGGAATATCCATCCGGCCACAGCTCCGATTATAACTAAAGGTATCAGGTATACATATATAGGCTGCTCAAAAAGATAATCATATTTTCCTTTTGCAACAAGTATTTTACTTGTCACTGAATCCGAACTGACCTGCTGTAACTGAGCATCTACACCATTATTGAAAAGATAGCTGTTCTCAGTAGAGATGGTATAGGTACCAACCTCTGCAGCTTTTAAAGTGAAAGAGAATTCTTTTTCCTGCTGGACACCAAACGATTCCAGATATATCGTCGGAACACCTGAGATTGTTTCGATTCCCGAGCCACCATTAAACTCCAGCCCCTCAGGAACCTGAATATTGACAGTCACACCTGTTGCCGAAGTATCCCCTGTATTTTTGATCTTGATAGTACCCCTGATATCATCATTCCTGCTGACAGTATATTTGTCGAGCGTTGTTGTAAATTCGATATTGGCATTAACAAGATCCTCACCGGCTTCCACTATTACAACGGGGGAATTGGATGAGACCTGCGGAAAGTCCAAACCGGCTGTGTTTGAGAAACTTGCCGTAGTAGGTGAAAGGGAATAAGTTCCTGCCTCAGTTGCTTTTAGTTGATATACCGAGACGGTTTTTAGTTCACCCACATCAACTGATGTCTGACCGGTCTGACTTACAAATGATTCGTATAATAAGAATTTAGCCTGTTGTGGTTCCTGGAATATAACTTCTGTTGCCTTGTCGTCACCGATGTTTTCAGCAGTAACAGTCACACGTATAAGGTCACCTACACTGATATCTGATTTGTCAACGGTCTTTGTGATCTTGAGTTCAGGAGTGCCTGAAAATACAGCATACTTATGACCGCCATCAATGACACCGCTTTCATAGACATCACTCAGTAAATAGTTGCTGAGCACTATGGAGACCCTGACCACTGGAAGGGTACCACTGCTAACAGATATGAGAGTGACCTCTATAGTACCATCATCTTCAAAATCAAATTCATAAGAGTCACCTTCATTGATAAGGAAGTCATCAACCTCATTGCCATTATTATATACATAGAATGAGGCAGACTCTGCACTAGGGAAAGCATCCGTAGCATCGATGACAAAATTGTTTATCTGATAACCATCACCAGTAGTGATAGTACCATTATACAACTCCACTGCTGCGGAGGCATTTCCTGCCAGTGATAGACAGAAGATAACTACACACAAAGAAATAACGAAGAATCGAGTAGGTCGAACCATATTTTCCTCAGGAAATCAAAATTTGATTTTGTTTTTCAGTAAAATACGCTGTTTTTGATATAAATGTTATGATTATAATCGTTTTTAAATATTACGTAATAAAAATATTTAGCCACGCCGGTGTCATAAAATCAATCATACTATTATTTCAAGACTTACATCTATCCATCTGGACTGGTGGATGAGAGAACCCATAGATATAATATCAACTCCGGTCTTAGCATAATCTTCAAGATTATCCATATTGATACCACCTGAAACCTCAATTATAATGTGTCCAGGGATTGAAGACCTCTTTAACATCTGCACAGTGTTAATGACCTCACCCGGACCCATATTATCAAGCATGATGATATCAGCACCTGAAGTTGCTGCAGTCAGTGCATCTGCAGCAGACTCGACCTCCACCTCTATTTTCTGGGTGAAACCGGCCTTTGCCTTTGCAGATAACAGAGCACCTTCCACTCCCATCAGCTTCACATGATTGTCCTTTATCATTATAGTATCTGAAAGGTTGAACCGGTGAGGATCACCACCTCCAGCTATCACTGCCATTTTCTCATATTTACGAAGTCCTGGTGTTGTCTTCCTTGTACATGCGATTCTTACATCAGAATACCTGCGGGCTATATCCACACAATTTCTTGTGTTCGTTGCTACTCCGCAGAGATGACCAAGGAAATTCAGGACCAGCCTTTCCGTCCGGAGAATTGAAAGGGAACTCCCGCTTAAGGAATATATGACATCGCCTTTAGAGAGTCGGTCACCATCTGAATGTTCGGTGGAATAATGGATATTGAAATAATCAAAGAACGATTGTGCTACTTCAAGTCCGGCAAGTGTACAATCTTCTTTAGTGAAGATAATGCCTTTTACAGGTTTTTCACCAACGAGCTTACAGGAAATATCATTATATCCGAGGTCCTCTTCAAGGAAACTCTCGATCTCATGTGTGAATATCATATTATCTATCATATTTACAGTAAAGGGATTTATATGCTTCCAGCATATAAGCAAAACCTACTTAAATAATCAATATAAGCAGTAACCAACAAATCTACTTAACAGGCTCAATTTTCAGGGATTAATAATGCTAAAGATCGGACTTATAGGTTGTGGAACAATCGGCACCAGCATCTGCAAAGCCATTGATGATGGTACCATTGAGGCAGAGCTTTTTGCCATATATGACAGAAATATGGATGATGTGGATAAACTGTTGTCTACTCTTAAAAGATACAAACCTCAGGTAATGGAAACTTCCGCGATGATCAAAGAGATAGACCTTCTTGTTGAATGTGCTTCACAGGGAGCTGTCTATGAAGTGATACCCGCAGCCCTGCATGCACATTGTGACGTGATGATCATGAGTGTAGGTGCTTTTGCCGATGAGAAACTGCATAAGACCATAAGGGAACTTGCAAAAGACAACAACTGCAAGGTATATCTGCCATCGGGAGCCATCGTTGGACTTGACGGGCTTAAATCAGCTTCAAGCGAGGAAATATATTCAGTTACACTCACCACTCAAAAGCCACCAAGAGGACTTGCAGGGGCACCATATATCATCAGGAATAAGATAGATCTGGATAAGATAAACGGGAGAAACGTTATTTTTGAAGGACCTGCCAGTGAAGCGGTCAAGGCTTTCCCGGCAAATGTGAATGTTGCTGCCACTCTGAGCATTGCAGGCATTGGTTTTGAGAAGACGAAGGTGAAGATTGTAGCAAATCCGGCACTCACTCGCAACATACACGAGATATCAGTAGAAGGTGTATTCGGAGAGTTTACTACAAGGGTTGAGAACGTCCCATCCCCTACAAATCCAAAAAGCAGTTATCTTGCATCCCTTTCCGCCATAGCTACTTTAAAGAAGATATCCAACCCGTTCCAGATAGGAACGTGAACTGAAATTTCCGACTATTTATAATCACTATCTTCCACAAAAGGAAAGTTGAGACTGGGCGGCTGGTTAAGAAAGGTTATGATCTCATGCAGGATACTCAAAATATCATTGAAAGGATACTGGAGCTGAAAGAGGAACGCAATGCTGTCATCCTGGCACACAATTACGAAAGAGGAGAGATACAGGACATTGCAGACTTTTCAGGAGACTCTCTGGGACTGAGCAAGCAAGCGATGAAACAGGAAGCTGAAGTTATCGTTTTTTGCGGAGTGAATTTTATGGCTGAAAGTGCAGCCATCCTGAGTCCTGAAAAAATAGTGCTCTTGCCAGAGATTTATGCAGGTTGCCCTATGGCATCAATGATAACAGCTGAGGCATTACGCGAGGAGAAAAAGAAATATCCTGATGCTGCAGTGGTTTGTTATGTCAACTCAACGGCCGAGGTAAAGGCAGAGAGTGACATATGCTGTACATCAGCAAATGCAGTTGAAGTTGTCAACTCCCTTGAAGAGGACGAGATCCTATTTGTCCCGGACAAGAATCTTGCAGATTATGTTTCCAGATTCAGTACAAAGAAGATAATTCCCTGGGAAGGATACTGCCCCACACATAACCAGATACTTGTTACGGACGTTATAAAAGCCAGGAAAGAACACCCTAATGCTGAAGTGCTGGCACACCCCGAATGTAAAAGGGACGTAATTGACCTTTCAGATAAGGTTTTCAGCACCACCGGAATGGTTGAATATGTAAAAGATGCAGGGAATGAATTCATCATTGCAACTGAAAGAGGCATCCTTCACAAACTGGAGAAGGATAATCCGGAAAAGAAATTCTATAACGTTTCTGAATATACAGTGTGTCCGGAAATGAAGGCTATAAACCTTGAATCCCTATTGCTTTCACTTGAGGAAATGCAATATGTGATCACCATTCCTGAAGAGACCAGAGTAAAAGCCAGAGTGGCACTTGACAGAATGCTGGAAGTGAAACGAAGTAGGTAAGCTTATTATGCAAACATATCTGAAACTGATCCGTTCAGGCAATTGCCTCATGGCGGCTATTGCGGCTGTTGTTGGGGTTTTTATAGCATACAACATAGTTGTAGCGAATAATACCTTTTTGATCCAGTTCCCGATATTTGATGCAACTAAAGTATTTCTGGTAGTGTTTATGATAACTGGCGCGGGCAATGCCATCAATGACTATTTTGATGTTGGTATCGATAGGATTAACAAACCGGAAAGACCCATACCTTCTGGAAAAATAGGCCTTAGAACAGCATTATATTTCTCACTTGCACTTTTTGCTACCGGTACTATCCTTGCAGCATCCATTAATCTGATATGCGGTGCTATCGCCCTTATTAACTCCATTCTACTCATATATTATGCAAGCACCCTGAAACGTACCGCTCTTCTGGGAAATATTGCAGTCGGATACCTCACTGGTTCAACCTTCCTTTTTGGCGGGGCAGTGTTCTTTGAGAACGGTGGTATCAACGGAGTATTTGTGCTCTTCCTGCTGGCAACCCTGGCAACTATAGCCCGGGAGATAGTCAAGGATATAGAAGATATTGAAGGTGACAGGGAAGACGGGGCACGCACACTCCCAATACTCATCGGAGCTAAAAAAGCGGCATACCTGGCATCATTGATAGGCTTTGCTGCAGTATTGGCAAGTCCGCTACCTTATCTGCAGTCACTAATGAGCATACGCTACCTGTTCATAGTTGCTTTAGCTGACATACTCTTTGTTGTAGCTGTTTACCAAATACTTGGGAAGAACGATCCGGCAAAGTCATCAAAGATGTTCAAGATGGCAATGGCCTTCGCACTCATATCATTCATAGCCGGTGCCTGATATCAACAGACAGGCATCATACCTCTGGCAAGCTGCATGCAGAAATCCTGGATGTGTTCGAGTTCAAAGTCAATGACGTCCTCTACTTCTTTTGCTACAGAATCAACTGAACCTTTTTCCATGATTACCTGGGCTGCTGCCACCTTTGGTTTATCAATGGCAACACCGATGTCGCTCAGGAGCCATACGTATGCTTCTTTTACATCGGGCACTTTGTCCACAATCCTGCCAGCAATATAATGGGACA
This window contains:
- a CDS encoding geranylgeranylglycerol-phosphate geranylgeranyltransferase; its protein translation is MQTYLKLIRSGNCLMAAIAAVVGVFIAYNIVVANNTFLIQFPIFDATKVFLVVFMITGAGNAINDYFDVGIDRINKPERPIPSGKIGLRTALYFSLALFATGTILAASINLICGAIALINSILLIYYASTLKRTALLGNIAVGYLTGSTFLFGGAVFFENGGINGVFVLFLLATLATIAREIVKDIEDIEGDREDGARTLPILIGAKKAAYLASLIGFAAVLASPLPYLQSLMSIRYLFIVALADILFVVAVYQILGKNDPAKSSKMFKMAMAFALISFIAGA
- a CDS encoding BatD family protein, which codes for MVRPTRFFVISLCVVIFCLSLAGNASAAVELYNGTITTGDGYQINNFVIDATDAFPSAESASFYVYNNGNEVDDFLINEGDSYEFDFEDDGTIEVTLISVSSGTLPVVRVSIVLSNYLLSDVYESGVIDGGHKYAVFSGTPELKITKTVDKSDISVGDLIRVTVTAENIGDDKATEVIFQEPQQAKFLLYESFVSQTGQTSVDVGELKTVSVYQLKATEAGTYSLSPTTASFSNTAGLDFPQVSSNSPVVIVEAGEDLVNANIEFTTTLDKYTVSRNDDIRGTIKIKNTGDTSATGVTVNIQVPEGLEFNGGSGIETISGVPTIYLESFGVQQEKEFSFTLKAAEVGTYTISTENSYLFNNGVDAQLQQVSSDSVTSKILVAKGKYDYLFEQPIYVYLIPLVIIGAVAGWIFHRHKQYKF
- a CDS encoding FtsZ/tubulin family protein; the encoded protein is MLNILIVGNGQCGNRILDAINREAFGKKSRFGKYLSQQKYKSNVQTIAINTAVNDLKEMKFTKAKDRIHIPHLHGVGANRNVGKHVFEDNKTHIMRQIEERGNFDVSFVITSASGGTGSSFTPMLVKELKEKHDFPVYVVVVLPFREEGTLYLQNAAFCLRDIRESGADGIILADNQFLKQMGGNVESAYNGINDMVAKRLLFLMDALDSEMMMVTDLGDFKTVMSGGAGLATIGFYEAETDMPVRTAIQKAVSPSGLLFSSDVYDEASRAMIIIRGDRERLSIDEISTEVEKLSSSVGHVFKGIIVRDGELPQVLAVLTLESAAELENLYSIAVDAIKYERAKKDRVTNDKEVDRAFSQIDGMDPSY
- the nadC gene encoding carboxylating nicotinate-nucleotide diphosphorylase gives rise to the protein MIDNMIFTHEIESFLEEDLGYNDISCKLVGEKPVKGIIFTKEDCTLAGLEVAQSFFDYFNIHYSTEHSDGDRLSKGDVIYSLSGSSLSILRTERLVLNFLGHLCGVATNTRNCVDIARRYSDVRIACTRKTTPGLRKYEKMAVIAGGGDPHRFNLSDTIMIKDNHVKLMGVEGALLSAKAKAGFTQKIEVEVESAADALTAATSGADIIMLDNMGPGEVINTVQMLKRSSIPGHIIIEVSGGINMDNLEDYAKTGVDIISMGSLIHQSRWIDVSLEIIV
- a CDS encoding aspartate dehydrogenase; amino-acid sequence: MLKIGLIGCGTIGTSICKAIDDGTIEAELFAIYDRNMDDVDKLLSTLKRYKPQVMETSAMIKEIDLLVECASQGAVYEVIPAALHAHCDVMIMSVGAFADEKLHKTIRELAKDNNCKVYLPSGAIVGLDGLKSASSEEIYSVTLTTQKPPRGLAGAPYIIRNKIDLDKINGRNVIFEGPASEAVKAFPANVNVAATLSIAGIGFEKTKVKIVANPALTRNIHEISVEGVFGEFTTRVENVPSPTNPKSSYLASLSAIATLKKISNPFQIGT
- the nadA gene encoding quinolinate synthase NadA, which codes for MQDTQNIIERILELKEERNAVILAHNYERGEIQDIADFSGDSLGLSKQAMKQEAEVIVFCGVNFMAESAAILSPEKIVLLPEIYAGCPMASMITAEALREEKKKYPDAAVVCYVNSTAEVKAESDICCTSANAVEVVNSLEEDEILFVPDKNLADYVSRFSTKKIIPWEGYCPTHNQILVTDVIKARKEHPNAEVLAHPECKRDVIDLSDKVFSTTGMVEYVKDAGNEFIIATERGILHKLEKDNPEKKFYNVSEYTVCPEMKAINLESLLLSLEEMQYVITIPEETRVKARVALDRMLEVKRSR